CCGTAGCACAGCACAGTTATAACGTAACAGATATAACCCAATGATAAGCGATCATGACACTTCAGTATGATAGATTTTAGTGAGCAGCAAAAATGTTTAACCCTTCTAGTATATTTCTTGTCGATTTCGAGTAAAAATTCCGAGTTGAAAGTATTAACACTGCAATGTTGACAATTTTAGTgcgaaaatttttcgaaaattgatATGCTTTATGATGAATCCAGTGATTAAAAGGGTTAAATCGTGATCAAATATGTATTTAGATTAAGCTTTCGATaaattgtatatgtataaccGACATCGCGATGAGTGAAATCGTTCGATCGTTCAAACGACTTTGAACTTTCAGTGACTTCCAGTTTCGTATAAGGCTCCGAAGCCTAGACAAAAGCTATCCAAGGCGGCAGACATAAAAATGCTTCGAGAATACTTCGGAGGACAAGTCGAGAAACGCGGATAACGCATTGTACTTACAATCGTACATAATTTCGTCATTGCGTCTTTTGTCCAttgacaaaaattattgttctTTTTATACTTGTGCTAAGTCTAATTGCTTCGGATAAGTATGATATGTGCTGAGATTATATGATATGCGTCCGCAACGATGTAGAGCAGGGTTTTATCTTATATGCGTTAATGCGTCGAGTAAATAGCTTCGATGTagcttttgtaaataaattattactgtAATTATAACTAAGACAATcatttactatataaatgtgCGCTTCGCAGtacttatcttttttttttttgtatatttgtgACTAATTGTTTCATACAATGTTgcgcaaaatttttaaattaaacgtGATTatagaaatgaaaaatattgtatGTACAGGTTACATGATGATGTTGTATTgttaaaaagtaattaatataTGAACATCTCAGTtctgtttttacaaaatacggattttttatttctcgtcATCCAAATATCTGATGTATTTACCAAAGAAAATGAATCCGAGtcgaaaattatattatatcgaCTACTAAAAAAACTAAAGTATCGTTCAATCGCGTCGCCGTCCAGCTCGATCAGAGAATCAGCTACTGTATTGGCgattcgaatttcgcgcgcatAACGCATTACCAAAAACCCGCGGAGTATAGTTGCCGCATGGGCCGCTGTGCAGGAAAAGGGCGCTCTGAGTCGGAACTCGCATCaagttcaatttttttgtatacacCCAGATAACAACGTGTCGGCACAGAGACGTCCCCGTGACGGCACGAGATGGCGGCATCCACGACAGCACGCGACGTCCAGCTGCCGcagcacagagacggcacgtGACGGCACGGCGAGACAGCACGacgtgccgtctctgtgccgtctctgtgccAGCAGAAAACGCTACCGGCGGGGAGCGATTTTatcgcatataaaaataacgctaaataaaaattagttagaACGCATAACTAAGCATCtacatcataaataattaataaattttgttatatagtataaaaaaaattttatttaagaaaaaaaaatctgccggGTGTAGGGCTGGAACTCACGATCTTTGGATCAGAAGTCCGAAGCTCTAGCCTCTGAGCCACAACTCTTCTTACAATTTGATGCACAATTGCACCTAATAATCATCgctaataattagaattatgtaataaaataatgtttaaatgtaattcggtttggagagaataaaaaaagtaataaatgtatgctctttactaattaaagtccataattattaataatgcaacATTCTGAGCACGCGGCACGCGTGCTGTCGCTGTGCAGTCTCTGTGCCGTCGCGTACAGACGCCCTAGGACGCATGTCGAGACAGCAACTGGACGGCACACGGACAGCACGCCGTGCGGCACAACAAGTCTCGGTGGAGACAGCACGTGCTGTTATCTGGGCATAGTAGACTGGCGGGAGTACATTCGACTCAAGGATCCTTAGTACCATATAATTATGTAGCAGGGCAGATCCAATTCAAGCTTTCTATTGTCGCACTATAGGTACTTAGATACGCCAAGCTGATAACATCGCTGTATAGGGAAACTAGTGCAGACACGTTTCAGAAGTCCATTGCATCATCTTTTTTTCATCAAGAACAGCATTTCAATTCGGCGTTTTAATACTTCAGTTCACGATCAAAACTTCGACTTCGAATCGTTTTACAGTGCCAAAACTTTACGAAATATTTAACAACAAAGTTCAACGTTCTCAGGCTTGAAAGTCTCTAGAAAGGAGGTTAAAGGGCGAGAGGCACCTGGGCATAAACTTCACGCTGGCAGCACGGAATATCATTCGCATCAACAGGTGggcttataatttatttaagttaGCATAGATAGATTTTATGCAGTTAGTACTtgtgatttgttttttatcaGATTAATGAATATTcactagtggaaaaaaatgcaatgaattgtaataaattgtaataaaacgtaaaaaaatataagtaaatgtaagaaactgtacctttttgttAGTATATAGAATAAAGAATATTCATGCGCATGCACAAGTGACTGGAATAAGTATAACAATGAATATCTTTTCGTGTGTTTACAGTTTATAGCTGGCTCTACTGACAATATAAGTTTGCGCTATGGGTATTAGATATTCGGATGTAGAAATATTATTCTTTGACCTCGAAACCAGTGGCTTTGGTAGAACAGACGACATTCTACAGATAGCCATCGTGAGCAAAGATGCATTTTTCAACGAGTACATCAGACCAACTAAAGACATTAACCCGCATGCTACTGATGTCCATGGCTTATCTAGacacaataataatttatcatggAAAGAAAGTCAAGGCATTGCCTTTAAAGTCAGTTATAATGGAGTTGTTAAGGTTTTTGAGATGACTGGGCAAGCCATGTGTGCTCGTAGCACACCAATGTGGCTTTGATGCTTCCAGGTTATtattaaaactatatcatttGTCTTTAATAGATCAATTTCGTGGAGTAATTCTAGGATTCACTGATACCATGAGTTTGTTTAAAGAGCAATTTCCTGATAGAGGAGGTAAAGGTGCCTTCAAATTAACATCATTAGCTGAAGATTTCCTGAATATATCGTGCAAAGAGATACATGCGCAGGCACATGATGCGTTGTACGACGCGGAGTTGTTGGAAAAGTTAGCATTAAAGTTTTTCTCGCGTAATTACTTGATTAAAAATCATGAAAGTTACGACTCTTATGTTGATAGAATGGAACGGAAGGAGGAGACTTTATATTACCTGGAAAGTTTGAGACCTCTTCAAGGGGTAGTTTCTAAATCCATGTTAGAAAGAACGGCAAATGCTACTATCCATTACGATACTATACTGAGTGAGTATAGAAAAAGCGATCAGCATGTGATCAATTTGCTTGAGCGAGGATTTAAGGGGAGATCTCAAGTAGTTAGGAGTAAAAAcgttttgaataatattttaagcTATTTACGGGAGgagtttaattattattaatgaagACGAGGAGGGAAGCATTCTCTTGCTCAGAGCATGATCTCAACGAATTAACTAATAAGTTACCAAGTATATAatggctctttctctctctctctctctgtattttttccaaccaagTGCCATATAAAAGTTGATGTGTATGGTTTCTACAGTTTTATACGACATGTATACAAAACATGTTTTagtaaaataatgaaaaactcAGGGATGTACTTTATAAATCTAACATATATATCtcgttattgtaataaatctCTAGGtacaaaagtatttttgtacaagaaaatttttcatttttgtaataaatataaggtTAAAGTGtttaattattgtattatacCAAAAAATCGAATCCTTAAATTATTCGTATGGTTTTCTCAATCAATTTTTTCGAATGAAAAATCAGCGAGATAACGACTTGGATTCTCATTTAAAGTAATCGGTTCGACTTCtttttattcgattttatCTCAGTATATCTTTAAGAGATGAAGCTGAGATTTTGATCAAGTATCATAGTACTTTCTGCATTAAATATGTGCATTTCATACTGCATATACAATTTATTCAacaagaatttttattcaaagatATATAACTTTACTCACTTTATTTACAAAGCTCTAAGGTTTCACCGTGTATAGCGAGCAGACACTGATAAAGCGCAAGAAGATAAGCTCCGAATCTTGATTATACGAAAATTGTGTAACAGTAGGAAcgttcttttattaaatcaCCAGCAAATATTGCAAAACCATTGCTTACTTTCAGTCAATTAACAAAGATCGCTCAATCTATCTCAACTTGAATCGAAAATTCGATGACATCCCTTACCCCTTTTACGGCTATACCTGAACTTTAGAAGAGCGGAGCAATCTCAGCAACCATCAGATAATATGCTGCCGAGTCTGTCGCCGAACTCGGCCGTTTTATGACTCGGCAgcacactgaaaaaaaaaacacagccattttatctgaactcgcaccagtaatccgtcattgtacgaagactcgccaagattaccgtagagttcagcagttttaaagaatcagttcggtcgtttttggtggtgtcccgcgtaagcgaccaattttacgagtcgcgactcgccaaaactaccagttgcacaccgttgttcttactgaacagtcgttacggtggcagtatggttaaaactaccggactttacagcagaaacgactgtaTATTACAAGTGATTACAACGCGCGACTACGGTTAAAAAGACTGAAATATCAGTTTTTCCAATTCCGTCGTCGGGCTATTGCAACGGTCAATTTAAATTTCGCGCCTGTAGCGCATCAAATTCTACACTGTATACAGTATGCACTGTATAGTTACGTGGGTACTACACGAACCGCATTTAGGAAAGCGCCCGATAATGTATGTATAGCGGATACAACTCGAGTCGTCTCCTCTGTCGTTCGCTGTTCGCCAAGCAGATAACAACGCGCTAAAACATATTCGAGCGCGCGCTTACGGGAGAAACTATAGTAGCAGGCACTTTTTTGACAAGAATTGCGTCATCCAAATTACCGTAAGAACCACATCTACATTACGCGTATTTATATTCTTTTGACCAtgattagaattttgactttgaATCGTTTTTTAGCGTGCAAGGGCTTGAAATAACTTAGGCCGGAGTTCAACGTTGCCGAATTTCGAGGATCTTGAGAAGAGGTACAGACTGACAGATGCGAACTTGACACGAGAGCGGCACGAAACGTGTTTGTGATTCATTTTTATAGTGCAAAGAAGATTTGCGTGTATGTGTTATACAAGTGACTGTGATTTAAGTATATTATTTACGACGAATTAAGCGTGTTTGTACTTATAGATAGATTTTATACGATTCGTTTTTGCGAGTAATTACTATAGAGTCAAAAATATTCGTGTATTTATCGTACATTGTTATACCCGTATATATCTTATTCTATTATAAACTTCGCAAATTTACGCTATGGCCGGAGCACCAACTCAGTACTCGAACGTAGCGATTGCCTTTTTCGACCTTGAAACTGGTGGCTTCTATAGGGACGACGATATCCTCCAGATATCGATGAAATGCGGAAGTAAAGTCTTCAACAGGTACGCAAATCCTACAAAATATATCAGTCCAGGCTCTTCTTTAGTTCACGGATTAACAAATGACGGAAGTGCCTTGTATCATCGCAGAGTAAGAGTTCAGTCATCACCTTTACAACCGATTTTATTAGAGTTGTTGCATTTTTTGGAAGAAATAGTAGGCTCTCCCTGTGTACTCGTAGCACACAATTGTAACTTCGACTCCTCGaggcttttaataaaaatcagacattttaatttactaGATCAATTTCGCCAAGTAGTCGTTGGATTCACTGACAGTTTGAGTCTGTTCAAAAAGCGATTCCCCGGTAGAAGAGAAAAAGGCTCCTATAAATTAACAACATTAGCCAAAGACTTTATTGGTGTATCGCCTAAAGAAGCGCAGGAATATGCTCACGATGCGATGTACGATGTGAAGTTGTTGGAAAAATtagttaataattatatagctTATGATGATATAGTTCAAAGCCATAAAAGCTTTGATTCGCTTGTAGAATTGATGCATAGAAAAGAAGAGAGTATAGTTTATTTGCAAAGCTTGAGGCCTCTCGCAGGAGTAGTTAGTAAACCTATGTTAGAAAGAATGGCATACGCTCATATTGATTTCGATTCGTTGTTGAATGCGTACCAAACGAGTGAAAGATTTGCTATTGATTTACTCGAACGAAGAGTGGACGGAAGACCTCAAGTTATAAAGACAAGAAGAATCATAGATGCTATTTTAAACTATTTGAGGTCGTATGATGATAATCATATTGACGGAGGCGCAAATTAGCGTTCTCTTGCCCAGAACTTTTTATCAACAAGttgtaaagtaaataattgctTTCTctgcattttttcaaaacttttacGACAAGTTTCAAAAAAGCTGATGTATGAATTATgtcctctctttaaaaaatgatggcctttgttgtgaagcatttaatacgtgattctgattgg
The sequence above is a segment of the Nasonia vitripennis strain AsymCx chromosome 3, Nvit_psr_1.1, whole genome shotgun sequence genome. Coding sequences within it:
- the LOC103317949 gene encoding uncharacterized protein LOC103317949 gives rise to the protein MAGAPTQYSNVAIAFFDLETGGFYRDDDILQISMKCGSKVFNRYANPTKYISPGSSLVHGLTNDGSALYHRRVRVQSSPLQPILLELLHFLEEIVGSPCVLVAHNCNFDSSRLLIKIRHFNLLDQFRQVVVGFTDSLSLFKKRFPGRREKGSYKLTTLAKDFIGVSPKEAQEYAHDAMYDVKLLEKLVNNYIAYDDIVQSHKSFDSLVELMHRKEESIVYLQSLRPLAGVVSKPMLERMAYAHIDFDSLLNAYQTSERFAIDLLERRVDGRPQVIKTRRIIDAILNYLRSYDDNHIDGGAN